tggtgggggtATGAGGGGACAGGAAAAAGAATAGACATGGAAAATAAGGGGGaaagtagatgaatgaataaataaattatggggCAAAATAAGATAGGGGCTTTCAGAAATCAAAAATGATGAGAAGGAAGATGATTAAaggctaaatgaaaagaaaagatcaagACTTGGCAGAGGTAATGGCATATAATAAgcactctgtaaatatttattaaatgatggAAGAAATGAAGTCGATGGTGAATCTTTTTGCAAGGCTAAAATTTCTTTTGCAGTATGAATCAGTGctctttaataaattattttagaagttttGATCTTGGCATATCAAATTCCTTAAAATGTGAGCACACCTGTATTTGGAGACATCTGGATCAtgttcacagattttttttcttttcttccacttcttGAGACACTGCATAAACATAGGCGCCTCTTTTGAACTATGCCATGCAGTTTGACTTTTGATTCTAAGtcacagaaaatgttttcctggaaaatatttgctgttttgatGAAGCTTGATTCCAAAGCATCTGCCTATATATGGTCACTGATATGCAGGGTATTTGCTGGAAGAAATGAGCTGGAATCTGCCTCATGAGCTTTGAGGCCATAAGAGTGGATGGGTTTATTGCTGGCCATGATGGTGGGCTTGCCtactgacattttgtttttctgccacTGTACAAGATCTGATTTGTCAGAGTAGCTGTCGGTCTCACCTTTTCCTTTGCTCTTTTCAACGGACAGAAATTTATCCCATGAGATATAGCTTCTATTGATCTGCTTCAGGTTTTAATAATAATGATCCTATATTACTACTAACAAACATGGCTGACACTTGGCATTTACTGCTTTCAacttaataaatatcttttagTGTAATTATTTAGAGCTCTGACTCTAGTCAGATGAACTTGGGTCTGGCATCAACCTATAACCTGATAGCTTGGTGACATTAGACAGATGAAATTCCCtaagcatttgtttgtttctctgaacAATACAGACAGAAGTTTCCTTACAGCGTTGTTGTGGTGACTAGATTAGGTAACGTATTTAAGGCTTAACATGGAGCCTCCTGCACAGTAagtggttattattattactttgtggAAATCGTTGTGCTAGGCCTGTGGGGAGAAACTGAGATGAATAGGAAAAAGTTCTGAATTTCACGGACTTGGAGAGAATAAGACATgaccaaaatagacaaaagacaGACCCATGGGAGAGAGGACCAGCAAGGTCACATATCCTCCTAAGAACCTGTGAGACACTCACAGAACTggttcttcattttataaatgaggaaactgaggctagatGAGTTATGTGACTTGTTGAAGGGGACACAGCGAGTGAGTGTCAGAGCCTTCATGGGAACCCACAACTCCTGTGACTGAGGCAGGCCTGAGGGATGTGCCTCTGTTTCTCATGGAAACTCCTTGGTGCAGCCTAAAGCCTTGTGATGCTGCCCCCTGCCAGACCAGGGTGTGGACTGCCAGCCACCACAGCATGGGGGCCTCCGCTGTCCTGAACTTCAGAGGCTTTGCGGGGAGGGCTTAGAGCCAGCCACGAGACAGCCTTCCCTGGCTTTTGAGTGAGTCATTTATGAAATGTGGACAGCAATTCTCCTCAAGACCTGCCCTCAAATCAACAACCTATTGGAGACAGTAATTCCTAACTTCATCAGATGAATTTttacggggggggggggggggggtcagtATGCTTCAGGTCTTGTGTGGGGCACTGGAGAGGCAAAGATGAAACCTCTCTGAGAAACTGACAGAGTTGTGTGACAATTCACCATCACATAATGAACAAAGTGCTCTAAGATCTGAGAAGAGGGACAAATATTTTCTGGGCTAGGGGGTTTGTCCTTCCGGCAAGAGAGGACAGCAAGGTCAAAGGCAGGGAATTGCATGGGTGTTTGGTGGTGCTTAGAGGGCACTGGGACCAGTGGTAGGAGGGCAGTGGGTGGTGAGGCTGGAAAGGAAGGCAAGGGCTCGATTGTGGGAGGCCTTCTAGGCCTCCAGCTCTGTGGCTGAAGGGAGAAGGTGAATGCTTTGTAGGCCAGATGACAGCATGATCAGCTCTAGGGGGTGCAAGATGGCTCTGAGGCAGTATGGACGGCAGAGCAGCAAGGCCCCACGCCAGCTCTAGGGGTCATAGCCAAGGGGTCTTGACCCCAAACTGACTGAGTCCCTGGAGCCTGAGCATGTGGACCTCAGATATGCAGTGGCAGAAGGCTTCCAAACTGGGAAGGAGCCAGTAGCCAACACCCCCTACACTTCCAGACGGGGAGCCCATGACTTTTTACTTCAAGAAGCTTCCTGTTATCAGTGGCTGGGCACTCGCAGAGAGGCCCTGTTCATCCTGTGCCTACAAGCCCAGCTCCAGTCAAAGAGCACGGGCatgttctcctttcttccctgagGGTTGGCCTCCTTCTCCGTGGGCATAGCCGCCATCAGAACCAGCGCCCCCATATTTCAGCATGATTAAGCCTTGCCATTTTGGGGGTGGCTGGGGGCGAGGGGAGGGGCTATTGTGTTTCAAAATGgaataaacagaaaagcaatatTAAAAGAATGAGGAGGTTGTTTACTGAGGCTTGAAGAGATGACAGGTGTTTCCTCCCAGTTGAGAACCAGTGACCCCTGGGAATCGCATTTCCCGCTGAGCAGACCCCATGGCGGGCTGAGTCCTGCCCATGCCCTGGTGGCCTGGAAGCCTGCATGGGCGCCGTGCAAAGACCAACGTTTTCCAGAGGAGCTTTTGGTCTCATCACTGGCCTGGGGAGGGCTTGACACGGGGTTCCCACAGCTTGCTCCACACCACCTTCACACCCACACCCAGCAGGTCCCCGTGGGGCCGGTGCAGGCCGTGGCTGCCCGCGCTGCGCTGTTGCTCTGTCCCAGCTGGCTGGCTCCGGGTGTGGAGCACTCTGGGCCGGGGCCTCTGGGGCGCGCACAGTGGGGTGACAGGCAGCCTGGCTGCAGAAACGTTGCACCCgtgcctgaggtgggaggatgtgaTGACGCGGCCCACGCAGCGGGAACCCAGGCCTTTAAAAAGCCCAGGAAACAGCCTCAGCGCAAGCGGTGGCTCCACTGGAGGAAAACACACCCCGGTCTCACATTAAAGAAGCCAAACTGTCGGCTTCAAAGAGAAAAGGCAACATCCTGTCACAGGCCATGCTCTGGCAAAAACGTAAGTGGTTTGGCTGTGGCTGTCAGACCCAAGCCAGCGCCAGCAGGGCCGGGCGATCACCGCTTGGCCTGGAATTGGGGAGCTGGTGGTGGAGGAGATGGGGTCacgggggagaggggagggggtcTAGGTTCCAAGCCCGggagtggggagcggggaggTGGGCGGGATGGAGCCTGGTGGAGAAACTAGCCTGTCAGAGGTGATGCTGATTTTCCAGGCTGGAGGGGAACGAACTAGTGTTCCAAGGTGGGACGGCTCAGGGTACCTCCGCTTCTGTGCATGAATCACTGTGGTGAAGAAAGGGCAATTTATGATTCACACAACAAAAGCCAGATGTGGGATGGGTTTGGTGTTTGGAGGGAAAAGCCATGCAGTTCTTTACAGGAGGGGCTTTATTTCCATAAGTAGCGGCTCTTCAGCCTGCTGTTGAATTCCCTGGGCCTGTTTCTAGCTGAGTGACTTAGCTTTCTGCCAGGGCGTGACTTGTTCCTGTGGATACCCTGGGAGGAGTGGAGACCTGGCTTGGTGAAGCGTGTCCTCACTCGCTCCACTGTCTTGCCTTTCGTCATTCTTTTTCCCCCTCTGTGACAAGGCTTGTCTATCCCACTGCAAAGGGAGCAGTGGGTTTATCTTTGGCCTTGATTTTTATCCCTGGAGTTGGACGGAACAactttgaactttatttttctttatgtggaGCAAACAGTGACTTACCTTACTAATAACTGAAATAATACAGATTATTTACAACATTCTTTTCATGAGGTAAACGAAGTCAACTCATTAGCTCTGAGAGTTGAACCTTATTGGGGCTTAGTTCTATACTTCCTCAAGCAAGAAGAATGACAAAAAATTGCTCTTTCGCTTAAAGATTCTTAGTTCCTTAAAATGGCTTTTAATTAACTTAAGTACGCCGTGCCTCAAGCAAACTTAATATAAGAGAAtctagatttacagaaaaagataaattagggAGTATGTTTATTTTATGGAAAGATACTCAATTGGATCCATTAAAGTTCTGAAAATATAACTTCATTGATTAAAATGTTACACTGTCACCTTATCACCAATTTACTCTCTTTGCTTTATATCTTATGTAAATTTCTCTGGAATTAAGCTGATTAACAAGTAACACAGAAGAGTGATTTCAAAATTTCTCAGATTGTGAAGACCCACCATTGTTTGGTATCAGTaagatccattttttaaaaaataaagggaaatgaaCTTTAATTTGGGTTTGAGAGTTATGGACTCCTTCCCAGATAACTAGGAATATTCAAGAATGGTTGGCATGCAACTATTACCAACAGGCGATGGGGCAGCGGCAGCCTATCCTTCATGGGACCATGGCAGCTGACCCTGTTGTGAATGCTCTGTGGATGAGAGCAGGTGGGCATTCATCTCTTTACTGGGGGCTCCTAAGCATCTGTGTGTCTTTACACTTAGGGCTGcatcatttgatttttgtgtgaGCCCCTGGAGGGAGTTTTGCCTCAGCTCCTGCCTTCTATGAGcaagtcactttcctttttctcaatcCTTAGATTTTTCGTATGTGAAGTGGGGGTAAAAATCATACCCACTCTGAGGACCTACCCTTAGTAAGTGAGGTGCCACTGAAGTCATGTTCATTGCTCTGTCTGCATCAGCCTCTCAGCCTCTGAGATATGAGTTGCTTCCCTGCATTCACAATCTGCCATATTCTCCCCTCTTGGTTCCGTACTACATTTTTTCGTTTCTAATTCCTTCTAAGAGATGAAcagactttttctttgttttttttttttttttttgagacagagtcttgctctgttgcccaggttggagtgcagtggtgcgatcctgggttcaagtgattctctcccctcagcctccctagtaactgggactacaggtgcctgccaccacacccaggcaatttttttgtatttttagtagagatggtgttttagtatgttgtccaggctggactcaagtgatccattcgcTTCGGCGAGTggtgggataacaggtgtgagtcaccgtgcctatCCCCCAATTTTTTTAAAGGGGATGCTGGAGGGCATGCTTCCTGCTCACACTCTGGAGACCAGTCAGATACAGAAAAACTCCATTGTAAGGGAGACCACATTGTAAGCTCATCAATGGAATAACTGGGGTGAATGTTTCCCCATGTTCAGATGAACACGAATCAAAATTATCTTGAATTGTCTTTTAAGCCTTAAAGGAAAAGTAGGAGAGACCCTGGGCTCTGGACCCATCCCCTTAGCCCGAACCCAAGTATGTGGTATAGAGGGCACCTGGGTGACTAAACCCTGTGGGAAAATCAGTAAAAACAGGGCAGCATGTCAGCCCACTTAGAATCACCCGGTGGAAGGGCAGGGTTTGAAATCAGACACCAAGAGTGCTGAAAGGgcactttcttttttcagaaaacaCCCTCGAGGCATGAGCTGAAATGACTGTACTATGGGGTTCTGGAAAGGGTTAAGAAAACATTCACTTTGTGAATGTTACCTCCTCCCTACCTAGCCCATGACCCTAGTTTGTGGACTAAATGTGAACCCTGGCTTTTGGTTAAGATTAGAGCATAACGTGACAAAGCCCAGAACTGCTGGCACAGAGAAGTAGAAATCTTCAAGCCCCAACCAATGGGTGTGAGATTTGCTTGATGGGCCAACTGGATGAGGAAGTCACTCCATCTGTAGATTCTCTCCCTGGGTTCTGGACTTGGACCTGCTGGTCAGGTGTAGATGTGAAGCATTACTATCCCTCCCCAGCTAGTAGTGGAAATAGCAGGAACCTTGGAGGGAGACCGGTCTGGGTTTGAAAGTTGACTGTGCAACTTAGTTCTTTTTTGTGAGAAGGAAATTTccattcatttcctcatctgggaAGCGGGAATTCTAATTCTGCCTCCCAaggtttttgtgagaattaaagtaGAGAATGTAGGTAAAATGATAGCAAGTTTCCTGCTAAGTAGTGATAGTGGTGAGTTAGTACCTTCCGTCCTGGAAACCTCCTGTGGGCCCATCTTGAGTGATCAGTGTTATGTTAAATTTGTATAACCTTTTCCACACTTTGATTAGAATAGTTAAAAAGCCACAGTctatgggcgcctgtagttccagctactcgggaggctgaggcaggagaatgacttgaacccgggaggcggagcttgcagtgagccgagatggcgccactgcactccagcctgggagacggagtgagactccgtctccaaaaaaaaaaaataataataaaataaaaataaaaaagccacagTCTAAATATTCTTGGGTGATAGGATATTGCAAAGTTTTCCAAGGATCTAAAATAGGGGTCTGCAAACTATGGCCTCTGTGCCAAATCAGGCCTATCACCccatttgtaaataaagttttactggaacacag
The genomic region above belongs to Papio anubis isolate 15944 chromosome 12, Panubis1.0, whole genome shotgun sequence and contains:
- the POU2AF1 gene encoding POU domain class 2-associating factor 1 isoform X2 → MTGVSSQLRTSDPWESHFPLSRPHGGLSPAHALVAWKPAWAPCKDQRFPEELLVSSLAWGGLDTGFPQLAPHHLHTHTQQVPVGPVQAVAARAALLLCPSWLAPGVEHSGPGPLGRAQWGDRQPGCRNVAPVPEVGGCDDAAHAAGTQAFKKPRKQPQRKRWLHWRKTHPGLTLKKPNCRLQREKATSCHRPCSGKNGPLSSNVSEWKACIYMHMGFLCWPTLKNNNNKR